In the genome of Anaerolineae bacterium, one region contains:
- a CDS encoding Gfo/Idh/MocA family oxidoreductase — MNQVGFGVIGVGIFGELHAMTYSRLPDARLVAVCDLNEQRAAEVARKYGASAYTTDYHELLANPEIKAVSIATPDFAHRDIAVAAARAGKHILVEKPLATTVEDAEAILAAVKDAGVKLMVDFHNRCNPAFTNAKQAIQAGDVGRPVYVYARLSNTTYVATQMLSWGSRTSALWFLGSHVMDLVHWLLEDEPKRVYAVTRSGILKAKGIDTQDFHIAIVEFKGGAVATLENAWILPETEPMVFNFKFELLGSAGSIYANTSDHRATEKYTATTSSLPDVLGVIPTSPLRIGGFVLEAIGQFVDAVVHDRPVLATGEDGLLVTRVLRAIIQSTETGLPVDL; from the coding sequence ATGAATCAGGTCGGTTTCGGTGTCATCGGGGTGGGCATCTTTGGCGAGCTTCACGCCATGACCTACAGTCGTCTACCAGACGCCAGGCTGGTCGCAGTCTGTGATCTTAACGAGCAGAGAGCTGCAGAAGTCGCCCGGAAGTATGGCGCCAGCGCCTACACGACTGATTACCACGAACTGCTGGCTAATCCGGAGATCAAGGCAGTCTCGATCGCCACGCCAGACTTTGCGCATCGGGACATTGCCGTCGCCGCCGCCCGGGCCGGCAAGCATATCCTGGTCGAAAAACCCCTGGCCACCACCGTTGAAGATGCTGAGGCCATCCTGGCCGCCGTCAAAGACGCTGGCGTTAAGTTGATGGTTGATTTTCACAACCGCTGTAACCCGGCCTTCACCAATGCCAAACAGGCTATTCAGGCTGGCGATGTTGGCCGCCCGGTGTATGTCTACGCTCGCTTGAGTAACACCACATATGTGGCCACGCAGATGCTGAGCTGGGGCAGCCGGACTTCGGCGCTGTGGTTCCTGGGCAGCCATGTGATGGATCTCGTGCACTGGCTGCTGGAAGATGAGCCAAAGCGTGTCTATGCGGTCACCCGATCGGGTATCCTGAAAGCAAAAGGCATAGATACCCAGGACTTCCACATTGCCATTGTTGAGTTCAAGGGTGGCGCTGTGGCTACCCTGGAGAACGCCTGGATCTTGCCAGAGACAGAGCCGATGGTCTTCAATTTCAAGTTCGAATTACTTGGAAGTGCGGGATCGATTTACGCCAATACCTCTGACCACCGGGCTACGGAGAAGTACACCGCCACCACCAGCTCGCTTCCTGACGTGCTGGGCGTCATCCCCACCAGCCCGCTGCGCATCGGGGGATTCGTCCTGGAAGCAATCGGCCAGTTTGTGGACGCCGTTGTCCATGACCGCCCGGTGCTGGCGACAGGCGAAGATGGCCTGCTGGTGACACGCGTTCTGCGCGCGATCATCCAGTCAACAGAAACCGGCCTGCCCGTCGATCTGTAA
- a CDS encoding carbohydrate ABC transporter permease, with protein sequence MRTSIQQKLLVYLALLPVLLFFIGPILWFLALALRPPETAFTVPPQFIFTPTLKAFEYTFLEPGNNRNQLLNSVIVSSGATLLSLPFSVSAAYALSRFQLRAKRFLMLWYISLLMAPPIVFLIPYFVVMARLGWVGTHASMIIVLQTITIPFSIWLLKSFFDEVPDELEEAALVDGANRLQALLRITLPLALPGIIVTSMFAFVFSWNNTVFPLVLSNQRTATLPLGTLSYFATTGVTWNYIAATAIVTMIPPMIIFLLLGRYIVRGLTFGAVKG encoded by the coding sequence ATGCGCACTTCAATACAGCAAAAACTGCTCGTTTATCTGGCGCTGCTTCCGGTCCTGCTCTTTTTCATTGGCCCCATTCTGTGGTTCCTTGCCCTGGCGTTGCGCCCCCCGGAAACCGCCTTTACCGTGCCGCCGCAGTTCATCTTCACGCCAACTTTGAAGGCATTTGAGTATACATTTCTTGAGCCAGGCAATAACCGGAACCAACTACTTAATAGCGTCATTGTCAGCAGCGGGGCAACCCTGCTGAGCCTGCCCTTTTCAGTATCGGCGGCGTATGCGCTATCGCGCTTCCAGTTACGGGCCAAGCGTTTCCTGATGCTCTGGTATATCAGCCTGTTGATGGCCCCACCCATTGTCTTTCTGATCCCCTACTTCGTGGTGATGGCCCGTCTGGGCTGGGTAGGTACCCATGCCAGCATGATTATCGTGCTGCAAACCATTACTATTCCGTTCTCGATCTGGTTGCTCAAGAGCTTCTTTGATGAAGTCCCCGACGAACTGGAAGAAGCCGCTCTGGTTGACGGCGCCAACCGCCTGCAGGCCCTGCTGCGTATCACCCTGCCCCTGGCGTTGCCAGGTATCATCGTCACTTCCATGTTTGCCTTCGTTTTTAGCTGGAACAATACGGTCTTCCCGCTGGTGCTGAGTAACCAGCGCACCGCTACCTTGCCGCTGGGGACACTCAGTTACTTTGCCACAACCGGCGTCACCTGGAACTACATCGCCGCAACAGCGATTGTCACGATGATTCCGCCGATGATCATCTTTCTGCTTCTTGGTCGCTACATTGTGCGTGGTCTTACTTTCGGCGCTGTCAAGGGCTGA
- a CDS encoding sugar ABC transporter permease, translating to MLAPSVIVLFSLIIYPMGFALVNSFYFWNLQTSPSPVQFIGLSNYQMVFQITPFIDSLRNTLILSIGGTFIEFWFGMGIALLLNSQLRGMTIARTILIMPTTVAPIVVGFLFRYMFYEGSGLFSWLLTSLGFAVPERGLLGSSQTALASIAVADIWEWTPFFAIVLYAGLLSVPEEIVDAARVDGASRVQMFWRIILPLIKPTAVIIIMIRFMQLFNMFDLVFVLTRGGPGTASRTLSYNLYYEGLVNYNIGLAAAMTWLIVVIVTIIINVYILIAFKDWEW from the coding sequence ATGCTGGCCCCGTCTGTGATTGTGCTGTTTTCTCTGATCATCTACCCTATGGGTTTTGCCCTGGTCAACAGCTTCTACTTCTGGAACCTGCAGACCAGCCCATCCCCCGTGCAATTCATCGGCCTGAGCAATTACCAGATGGTGTTCCAGATCACGCCCTTCATAGATTCGCTCAGGAATACCCTCATTCTATCCATCGGCGGGACCTTCATTGAGTTCTGGTTTGGTATGGGGATCGCGCTGTTGCTCAACAGCCAGTTGCGGGGCATGACCATCGCCCGCACCATTTTGATCATGCCCACGACTGTCGCCCCGATTGTGGTAGGCTTTCTATTCCGCTACATGTTCTATGAAGGCAGCGGCCTGTTCTCCTGGCTGTTGACCAGCCTGGGCTTCGCTGTACCGGAGCGCGGGCTGCTGGGTAGTTCGCAGACTGCCCTGGCCAGCATCGCTGTCGCTGACATCTGGGAGTGGACGCCATTCTTCGCCATTGTGCTGTATGCCGGTTTGCTGTCTGTCCCGGAGGAGATCGTTGACGCAGCACGCGTAGACGGGGCCAGCAGAGTTCAGATGTTCTGGCGAATAATCCTGCCGCTCATCAAGCCCACCGCCGTGATCATCATCATGATTCGCTTCATGCAGCTCTTTAACATGTTTGACCTGGTTTTTGTGCTGACTCGCGGCGGTCCCGGCACTGCCTCCAGAACGCTGAGCTACAACCTGTACTATGAAGGGCTGGTCAACTACAACATTGGCCTGGCTGCGGCCATGACCTGGTTAATTGTGGTGATCGTGACCATCATCATCAACGTGTACATCCTCATTGCCTTCAAAGACTGGGAGTGGTAG
- a CDS encoding extracellular solute-binding protein has translation MARMKGISRREFLRLTSMAGGALTFARFPQVSAPTAKRTLKKQAKTINVLVVGDPFQFALDKVLDQFTEKTGISVNLENLSYDALQARLITSFVSQTPDADVVTVDQMWVSQYADNGWIIPLDDYAKADSDTQIDDFIPQVLHSLNTWRGRLWTLPIGAYGQGVIFRTDLLEAAGLPMPPKTPAEAGEWTWARYMEYINTLNGMTMGDKRMYGTVVCGAQPIPIVHMYTQLAASYGTRWFASFPEVNENGVWDFTTTINSEANKAALADYKKLYDASPPEAINYVWFDAGTRFSQGDIGMFYWWTPYFYLVKNSGYMTGTPSEIIDKYDVGVLPTLEAGGQQVVSLGGWSLGIPRYSDNQDEAWQFVKWATSFEGQKAMALVPDYNYQFSDFGRLSLYQDPELQAIYPYLPAQLEIMRQGNGKIPRPPIPIYTSLEGVYGLQLNRVLSGEASPEEALATTEVLFNNILAGNQYVPNYLLGSYDDTLENTIALIESLKA, from the coding sequence ATGGCTCGCATGAAAGGCATCAGCCGGCGTGAGTTCCTTCGGCTGACAAGTATGGCTGGCGGCGCCCTGACCTTCGCGCGGTTTCCACAGGTCTCTGCGCCGACCGCTAAGCGAACCCTCAAGAAACAAGCCAAGACCATCAACGTTCTTGTCGTTGGTGACCCCTTCCAATTCGCTCTGGACAAAGTACTCGATCAATTTACTGAGAAGACCGGCATCAGCGTAAACCTGGAGAACCTGTCATACGATGCTCTGCAGGCACGCCTGATCACCTCGTTCGTCAGCCAAACGCCCGATGCTGATGTGGTAACTGTCGACCAGATGTGGGTCAGCCAGTACGCCGACAATGGCTGGATCATCCCACTTGACGACTACGCGAAGGCTGACTCCGATACGCAGATCGACGACTTCATCCCTCAGGTGCTGCATTCGCTCAATACCTGGCGCGGTCGCCTGTGGACGCTGCCTATCGGTGCTTATGGCCAGGGCGTGATCTTCCGCACGGACCTGCTCGAGGCTGCTGGCCTGCCAATGCCGCCCAAGACACCCGCAGAAGCAGGTGAGTGGACCTGGGCGCGCTATATGGAGTACATCAACACCCTCAATGGGATGACCATGGGGGACAAGAGGATGTACGGCACGGTCGTCTGTGGCGCCCAACCGATCCCCATCGTCCACATGTACACGCAGCTGGCCGCCAGCTACGGTACGCGCTGGTTCGCCAGCTTCCCGGAGGTGAACGAGAACGGCGTCTGGGACTTCACCACGACGATCAATTCTGAGGCCAATAAGGCAGCGCTGGCTGATTACAAGAAGCTCTATGACGCCTCGCCGCCTGAAGCGATCAACTATGTCTGGTTCGACGCCGGCACGCGCTTCTCGCAGGGCGATATTGGCATGTTCTACTGGTGGACGCCCTACTTCTACCTGGTCAAGAACAGCGGTTACATGACCGGCACACCGTCCGAGATCATCGACAAGTACGATGTCGGCGTGCTGCCCACCCTGGAAGCTGGCGGCCAGCAGGTGGTCAGCCTGGGTGGCTGGAGCCTGGGCATCCCCAGATATTCCGACAATCAGGACGAAGCCTGGCAATTCGTCAAGTGGGCTACCAGCTTCGAAGGCCAGAAGGCCATGGCGCTGGTGCCAGACTACAACTACCAGTTCAGCGACTTCGGTCGTCTATCACTCTACCAGGACCCCGAGTTGCAGGCTATCTATCCATATCTGCCTGCCCAGCTGGAGATCATGCGCCAGGGCAATGGCAAGATCCCGCGCCCGCCCATCCCGATCTATACCTCGCTGGAAGGCGTCTACGGCTTGCAGCTTAACCGCGTGCTCAGCGGCGAGGCCTCACCGGAAGAGGCCCTGGCCACCACCGAGGTCCTGTTCAACAACATTCTGGCCGGGAACCAGTACGTGCCCAACTACCTGCTGGGGAGCTACGACGACACGCTGGAGAACACCATCGCGTTGATCGAGTCGCTCAAGGCATAG
- a CDS encoding Gfo/Idh/MocA family oxidoreductase, translated as MRIGLLGAASAKTRQTLRILGACPDVYIVGVSDSLPARAQALGAEFRITPYEEAGDILNQGVDAVIVGAEPAARSALIRLAAGTTPCLLCDIPFAPTLEETRAALAACETHGTMVQPTLYLRYAPVMRTLRQVLDERRLGQVLSVKISYHGKRSMDLPEPEPSASAIFYRGPHIIDLLCWLLNTEITEVYAQTGMALLGNNPGIEDVGMLSFSLANGAYATADVSWALPEAYPAPENLKLEIIGDAGSIRVDAFRQHVDLHTTSTRWVNWGTDPLAEMLRQFLDIVAAGRFPELDGQMALRAQVIVMAAQRSSVTGTPVKLHQ; from the coding sequence ATGCGCATTGGGTTGCTGGGCGCAGCGAGCGCCAAGACCAGACAGACTCTGCGGATTCTGGGCGCCTGTCCTGACGTGTACATCGTTGGCGTCAGTGACTCTCTCCCGGCTCGCGCACAGGCATTAGGCGCAGAGTTCAGGATCACGCCATACGAGGAAGCAGGAGACATCCTGAACCAGGGCGTGGACGCCGTGATCGTGGGCGCGGAGCCAGCAGCCCGATCAGCGCTGATCCGCCTGGCTGCCGGAACGACACCCTGCTTACTGTGTGACATTCCGTTTGCCCCAACGCTTGAAGAAACCAGGGCTGCTCTTGCCGCCTGTGAAACACATGGGACAATGGTTCAGCCAACCCTGTACTTGCGCTATGCCCCGGTCATGCGCACGCTCAGGCAAGTCCTGGATGAACGCAGACTCGGGCAGGTCTTGAGTGTCAAGATCAGCTATCATGGCAAGCGCTCTATGGATTTGCCGGAGCCTGAACCATCGGCCAGTGCGATCTTCTACCGCGGGCCACACATCATTGACTTGCTGTGCTGGCTACTGAACACCGAGATCACCGAAGTTTATGCCCAGACTGGCATGGCGTTGTTGGGCAACAATCCCGGCATAGAAGACGTCGGTATGCTGTCGTTTAGCCTGGCCAACGGCGCATATGCGACCGCTGACGTAAGCTGGGCCTTGCCAGAAGCCTACCCGGCTCCTGAAAACCTGAAGCTCGAGATCATTGGCGACGCTGGCTCGATCCGGGTAGACGCCTTTCGGCAACACGTTGACCTGCATACGACGTCGACACGCTGGGTCAACTGGGGCACCGATCCACTCGCCGAGATGCTCCGCCAGTTCTTGGACATAGTTGCAGCCGGGCGCTTTCCTGAGCTTGACGGACAGATGGCCCTGCGTGCTCAGGTGATTGTGATGGCTGCCCAGCGATCTTCGGTGACGGGAACACCGGTAAAACTTCACCAGTAG
- a CDS encoding Gfo/Idh/MocA family oxidoreductase: protein MLRVGIVGAGWIGRWHAERWKRLPVALIGFYDTDADRCRRAAEDFGGKAFTTLEDLISVVDIVTVCSPTPFHKEAVLLAAALGKHIFCEKPLARYPADAEAMAEACEKAGVRLYVGQVLRFFRQYVRAKQLLDEGLIGTPGLIRLVRGAGHPTGPQGRSWFESVEQAGGTIMEGGVHDLDYARWCLGEVEHVFARGITYRTLPFPGDHILVILRFKNGALGHIEGSWMVTDGRFRQSFLIAGDRGLLEYDSLPAEQLAISLREDRRVPLLPQEPLAEHDDPYFAQLEHFLTCLKKDQEFRVSPRDGIEAVRLAVAALQSVRTGQPVRLEVV from the coding sequence ATGTTACGAGTGGGCATCGTCGGTGCTGGCTGGATCGGGCGCTGGCACGCTGAGCGTTGGAAGCGTCTGCCAGTTGCACTGATTGGTTTCTACGATACCGATGCAGACCGCTGCCGCCGGGCTGCCGAAGATTTTGGCGGCAAAGCTTTCACCACCCTGGAAGACCTGATCAGCGTAGTCGATATCGTCACCGTTTGCTCGCCAACCCCGTTCCATAAAGAAGCCGTACTGCTGGCCGCCGCACTGGGCAAGCATATCTTCTGCGAAAAGCCTCTGGCGCGTTACCCCGCTGACGCCGAGGCTATGGCTGAGGCCTGTGAAAAAGCCGGCGTGCGATTGTATGTCGGGCAGGTGTTACGTTTCTTCCGCCAGTATGTGCGGGCCAAACAGCTACTGGACGAAGGCCTGATCGGGACGCCTGGCCTGATCCGCCTGGTACGCGGCGCAGGCCATCCCACCGGCCCCCAGGGTCGTTCCTGGTTTGAGTCTGTTGAACAGGCCGGTGGAACAATCATGGAGGGCGGCGTCCACGATCTGGACTATGCCCGCTGGTGCCTGGGCGAGGTGGAACATGTCTTTGCCCGCGGGATCACCTACAGGACACTGCCCTTCCCCGGTGACCATATCCTGGTCATCCTCCGTTTCAAAAACGGGGCGCTGGGGCATATCGAAGGAAGCTGGATGGTTACGGACGGTCGCTTCCGGCAGAGCTTCCTGATCGCTGGCGATCGCGGTTTGCTGGAATATGATAGCCTGCCCGCCGAACAACTCGCGATTTCGCTGCGCGAAGACCGCCGTGTCCCCCTGCTTCCCCAGGAACCGCTGGCAGAACATGACGATCCCTATTTTGCCCAGCTAGAGCACTTCCTGACCTGCCTGAAGAAAGATCAGGAGTTCCGGGTCTCACCTCGTGATGGTATCGAGGCAGTCCGCCTGGCAGTCGCCGCACTGCAGTCTGTGCGTACCGGGCAACCTGTCCGATTGGAGGTTGTGTGA
- a CDS encoding methylenetetrahydrofolate reductase, with the protein MTGTAPGNGYLAGSNLERVLRAGHFAVTAELGPPQSADAAVIRNKAALLKGLCDAVNITDNQTAIVRMSSIGAGALVLQAGLEPVIQMTCRDRNRLAIQSDLLGAYALGMRNVLCLTGDHQTFGNHPTAKNVFDIDSIQLVRMVAAMRDEGVFQCGDKFTGQEPRFFIGAAAAPFAAPVDFRPYRLAKKIKAGANFIQTQLIYDIEAFKRFMEKVRSLGLHEQAYILAGVGPLKSPAMARYMKENVPGLLVPDALIERMNAAGAPWAGKGKDELTKEERKARAEAWKAEGIQICIELIQEIRTIEGVAGVHIMAIEWEEAVEPITRGAGLLPRPVIAEPVS; encoded by the coding sequence ATGACCGGCACTGCACCAGGCAATGGGTATCTCGCTGGCTCCAACCTGGAGCGTGTCCTGCGAGCAGGGCACTTCGCTGTCACGGCGGAGCTTGGCCCGCCGCAGAGCGCAGATGCGGCGGTGATCCGCAACAAGGCGGCGCTCCTCAAGGGGCTATGCGACGCCGTCAATATCACCGATAACCAGACGGCCATCGTGCGCATGTCCAGCATCGGCGCGGGGGCGCTGGTGCTCCAGGCCGGGCTGGAGCCAGTCATTCAGATGACCTGCCGCGATCGCAATCGCCTGGCCATCCAGAGCGATCTGCTGGGAGCTTACGCCCTAGGGATGCGCAATGTGCTGTGCCTTACCGGTGATCACCAAACCTTTGGCAACCACCCCACCGCCAAGAACGTTTTCGACATCGATTCGATCCAGCTTGTACGGATGGTCGCCGCCATGCGCGATGAAGGCGTCTTCCAGTGCGGCGACAAGTTCACCGGCCAGGAGCCGCGCTTCTTCATCGGGGCGGCAGCGGCGCCCTTCGCCGCGCCTGTAGATTTTCGCCCCTATCGTCTGGCCAAGAAGATCAAAGCCGGCGCGAACTTCATCCAGACTCAATTGATCTACGATATTGAAGCGTTCAAGCGCTTCATGGAGAAGGTGCGCAGTCTGGGCCTGCACGAACAGGCGTACATCCTGGCAGGAGTCGGCCCCCTGAAAAGCCCGGCTATGGCGCGTTACATGAAGGAGAATGTGCCTGGCCTGCTGGTACCCGACGCCCTGATCGAGCGCATGAATGCGGCGGGCGCACCCTGGGCCGGCAAGGGCAAGGACGAACTGACCAAAGAAGAACGAAAAGCCCGCGCCGAAGCATGGAAAGCCGAAGGTATCCAGATCTGCATCGAGTTGATCCAGGAAATCCGCACCATCGAAGGCGTGGCCGGCGTGCACATTATGGCCATCGAATGGGAGGAAGCCGTTGAGCCGATCACCCGCGGCGCGGGATTATTGCCGCGCCCGGTCATTGCCGAACCGGTAAGTTAG
- a CDS encoding hydrogenase iron-sulfur subunit, with product MPETDPCHIVAFCCEHCAYAAADLAGGLRLQYPPAVKIVQVPCTGRMDILLLLHALEQGADGVMVAGULPGECHYLEGNANARRRIAHLQELLRQIGLEPERVRMVNLSAAMAAEFVAAVEQMHAQVAALGPNPLKRPPGHG from the coding sequence ATGCCAGAGACTGACCCGTGCCACATTGTAGCCTTCTGCTGCGAGCATTGCGCCTACGCGGCGGCGGACCTGGCCGGAGGGTTGCGCCTGCAGTATCCGCCGGCCGTCAAGATTGTGCAGGTCCCCTGCACCGGCAGGATGGATATTTTGCTGCTGTTGCACGCCCTGGAGCAGGGCGCCGACGGCGTCATGGTAGCGGGCTGACTGCCCGGCGAATGCCATTACCTGGAAGGTAATGCCAACGCCAGACGCCGGATAGCACACCTGCAGGAATTGCTCAGGCAGATCGGTCTGGAGCCGGAACGGGTGCGGATGGTCAATCTGTCGGCGGCCATGGCTGCAGAGTTTGTGGCAGCTGTTGAGCAGATGCATGCGCAGGTTGCAGCGCTTGGCCCCAACCCGCTGAAGCGCCCGCCCGGCCACGGCTGA